A region of the Bombus affinis isolate iyBomAffi1 chromosome 7, iyBomAffi1.2, whole genome shotgun sequence genome:
ttttttttttaataacgtGTTATACAGCTTTATCGCAAAAATTTCATTGGCAGTACGTTTCTTTGCGTGAAGGTTGGcaaatatgaaaatgaaatgacTTTTGGTTATAAGATGAGACTTATGAGGATCACAGGAATAGAAACGATCTTTGCTGTCTTATGAAATTCTTATCAACATCTTTAAGTTAAACATCGTGAAACAGAAAATAGCGTGACGAGCCCCAAGGACATGGAGAGAACGCAAACAAGGGCCAAGGTGTCTCTGTTGTAATTTGGACAAAGCTCCGGTTGCGTACACCTCCTAAAAGGAGTGCgataaaatagttttatgttTTTGATACACGATTGCGATGCCTAATTCCGATACTTGGAAAAAATCAGTCTGAAAAATATCAATTCTCTTACCATCTCTCAATAAAAATGACAACCAATCCTGTAACCACTTTATCAAGGAAAGTCACGATCGAATAGACAATAGCGCTTCGTTCCGTTCGTGGGCCAATTATCTCTGCAGTCACACTTAAGGCTGTAACCATTGTAATCGAGCTTCCACTCCCAATTAGAATTGCGACAATGTATATAACTGCCGCTGAACTTCCTCCATATTCCGTAATTACTGCAGAAAGTATTCCAATTAAAGTGCCCAATAAATAACATACCTGAATAACAGTAAAATATTCCCTTTACAATGATACTTCCTGCTTAATTACTCTATAGTGGCAATAGTAAGAGCATTTTAGTGTAATATACACACCTTTGTCCCGcatgatttattaatatattttaataacaaagCAGCGATAAACGAAGATACGTAGGAGACCAAGGGAACGGTAGCTAGTGCCTGTTTTCCATTAACATCGGTTTCCTCTATGTATAGTGGCAAATACACGGTGGCCAACGTAATGAAGAGTCTACTGGCTACGTACAACATAGCCACTCTTAACAAAATTGACGTACCGACCCAAGAGTTTCGATCGTTTTGCGAATTATCGAATAATCTTCTAGCTTCTTCTATATTTCCTTTGTGCAAATAGGAATTCTCTAAGAGGTTCCCTTTTAGAAATACGTGGAAGAGCGTAGTAGCCACCAGACCGATCGATGTTAAGGTAAACACGATATCCTGGAAAGGAAGATGTTCGTTAATACTTTAGTATCTCTATCAAATTATCTCCAGTACCGGCAGAttccatttatatttataattattatactacGTTGTACATATAAACATTCAGTAAAATTAAGGTCAGATATCACACGTGCGAGTAAGGACATTTTTCCACTTTTCTCGAACTTAAGAAATTGCCTATCGATAGAAACTATTCGTTCGAAAATTACACAAAGGACGGAGAAAGGTTTAAGCTCTGCCCTCTCCATTAGAAATTTTTTGCTCGAATAAGAGCGATTAAGAGCGTACGACGATAACAAGGAACATATATTTCCGTCCAATGTATTCCTGTCAACGAGATACGCGTAATTTAGACAGTTTTCGATAAGTTTAATTCCAACTACTCACTCTAAATTTATAACTATCCTGTTCAGCCAATCGCACCA
Encoded here:
- the LOC126918898 gene encoding major facilitator superfamily domain-containing protein 12-like; protein product: MENTEERFPLLERKLSTSTKIAYALGHIFNDLTAAMWFSYTLIYFQRVALLKPIVAGALLLLGQIVDAFMTPIFGILVDQYPKKKIWHIIGSVMVTLSFPVIFGGFGKPSNSSIMLVYVFSIAMFQTGWAAVQISHLSMIPALTNSLLARADLTAIRYSAQVGAAVAVFVVTWIVLPTNEEAMVRLAEQDSYKFRDIVFTLTSIGLVATTLFHVFLKGNLLENSYLHKGNIEEARRLFDNSQNDRNSWVGTSILLRVAMLYVASRLFITLATVYLPLYIEETDVNGKQALATVPLVSYVSSFIAALLLKYINKSCGTKVCYLLGTLIGILSAVITEYGGSSAAVIYIVAILIGSGSSITMVTALSVTAEIIGPRTERSAIVYSIVTFLDKVVTGLVVIFIERWRCTQPELCPNYNRDTLALVCVLSMSLGLVTLFSVSRCLT